In Mycoplasma feriruminatoris, the sequence TTTACACATAATTTAGCAAGTTGAGAAGTAAGTGAAAATATAGATAATAAAGACTTTGGTTTAGACATGAAGGTTCAACCAAAATGAAAAATAAAAGAAAAAGAACCTAAGTCTATCCCTGCTAAACCTGCTATACCAAGTGTTACACAACCTATATCTCCTAGCATTTCAACCAATCCTTCTATTGGTTATTCTGCACCTACTCAACCAATGAATGATGAAATTAAACCAACTGAACCAAGCATAAAAGAACTGTCATCAAGATCATCTATTGAACCTAAAATACAAGATTCTAATCTAATGCCATCTGATGAACCAAAAGAAACAACACCAATTATAAAACCGAGTTCAACTTCAGAAAATGAAGTTATTGAAAAATCAACAGAGTCATCACCTAAGGAAAACAATTCAATAACAACACCTACTCCAACTTATCCTAAAGAAAACATCCTAACTATTCCATCAGCTAAATCAGGATTAAAAGGAAGATCTAATTCTAATACAAAAGCTATTGTTGGATCAGTTTTAGGAACTACAACAATATTAGGAGCTGGAACAGGAGCTGGTTTTGGTTATTATTATCGTAAAAACTTAAAGGATTTATTTTTAAAACTTAAAAAAAGATGATTTAAGTCTAAACTAGACTAATCATCTTTTTTATTTATTATTTTAATAAAAATGGTTCTAATATTTTAATAAATGAATCTCAATCTTCTTCAAATACCATATGTCCAGTTTTAGGTATATAAGTAGTAATTACATCTTCAACTTCTTTTTGATAATATTTTAAACAAGCTTCTCTATCAACTACTCCATCTTTTTCTCCAAGTATTAATAAAGTTGGAATTTTTATAGTTTTAATTGCTTGATAGATTTCTTCATGTAGTTCTTTTGAAACTAAAGTCTTTCCTAATTTAATTAGTTCATCAGTATTATAATCATTACTTGAAAAATGCCATCTAGCTAATCTCATTCATTTAGGATCATTTGTATATTTTGATGGATCATAATATAAAGAACCTAAAAAATCAGTTGTAAATTCTTCAAATGTTTTTGGAAAATAATCGTGTAAAAAATCATTATTAACTTTTTCACTAGCTTTATTCATAGGACATACATAAACTAGTTTTTTAAATAATTCTGGAGCTAATTTGTAAGCTAATGAAATAGTTCCTCCACCCATAGAATGACCTATTAAAGTTACATTTTTTAAATTATTATTTTTAACAAACTCAACTACTAGTTTTGCAAATTGTAATACTGAAATTTCATGATCTTTTACTGGTTCAACTTTATTATTTCCTGGAAATTGTAGTGCATAATAATTTGATTTAGTTCAATAATTTTTAAAAATGTTAAAAACGTTTAATGAAGCATTAAATCCATGGCAAAAAATTATGTTTTCTTCTTCATTATTATTGTCTTTAAACACATAATCATAATCATAAATTATTTCTTTCATATTAATCCTATTTATTTAAGAAATTTTCTACTATTTTAATAAATTCATCGAAGTTTTCTTCAAAAACTCTATGACCTGTTTTTTTAATTCAGTGCATTTCAACATTTTTTACATGTTCTTTAAAATACTCTAAACACTCATCTCTTAAAATAACACCATCTTTTTCACCAAGTATTAATAAAGTTGGTATGTTAATTGCATCTAATCCTTGTTCAATTAATTCAAAAGTTTCTAGTTTTGGTCTACCAAGTTCAACGATTAAATCATTATCATACATTCTTGGGTTAAACTGTTGTTTTGCTTTTTTCATTCATTCTGGGTTTGAAGTTAAAATGGATGGATCATAATATAAAGATGAAAGTGTGTTATTTATATAATCTTCAAATGTTTTTGGAAAGTAATCTATTTTATATCTTTCATATAATGCTAATTGTGGTTTATTCATTGGAGTTATAAATATTAGTTTTTTAAATAAATCAGGGCGCATTTTATAAGCAATAGCTAAAGTTCCTCCACCCATAGATTTTCCAATAGCAACTACATTTTTAATATTATTTTGTTCAATAAAATCAATTAATAATTTAGCAAATTGTTCAACTGTTACTTTATGATCTTTTACTGGTTTTACTAATTGAGATCCTGGAAATTGAATAGAATAATAATTTGATTTAGTTCAATATTTTTCAAATATTTCAAATGCTTTATATGATGAATTAAATCCGTGAACATAAATAATGTTTAAATCAGGATTATTATTATCTTTAAAAACATAGTCATAATCATAAATTAGTTTTTTCATATTAATTAGTTTTATCTAAAAAGTTTGTAACAATTTTAATAAATTCATCAAAGTTTTCTTGAAATACCATATGACCTGTTTTTTTCATTCAGTGCATTTCAACATTTTTTACATGTTCTTTAAAATACTCTAAACACTCATCTCTTAAGATCACACCATCTTTTTCACCAAGTATTAATAAACTTGGAATATTAATTGCATCTAATCCTTGTTCAATTAATTCAAAGGTTTCTGTTTTTGGTTCTCCAAGTTCAACAATAACATCATTATTATAAACATAAGGATCAAATTCAGCTTTTGCTTTTTTCATTCATTCTGGATTTGAAGTTAAAATT encodes:
- a CDS encoding Myrrcad domain-containing protein, producing the protein MKKLLTILTSTSAVFLITAGIVLVNKQNNDNLRINYNFKYIKTNKLDSTRTRLLEIGYYQWNGHKRIQQIPPTVTVIAAQLPKEITSLRNAFAGAKHNVKWEVKWDTSNVTDMNSLFYGRDQFNSPDILEWDTSNVVDMEKMFANASSFNQDISKWKVPKVKKMKEMFKGASSFTHNLASWEVSENIDNKDFGLDMKVQPKWKIKEKEPKSIPAKPAIPSVTQPISPSISTNPSIGYSAPTQPMNDEIKPTEPSIKELSSRSSIEPKIQDSNLMPSDEPKETTPIIKPSSTSENEVIEKSTESSPKENNSITTPTPTYPKENILTIPSAKSGLKGRSNSNTKAIVGSVLGTTTILGAGTGAGFGYYYRKNLKDLFLKLKKRWFKSKLD
- a CDS encoding alpha/beta fold hydrolase; amino-acid sequence: MKEIIYDYDYVFKDNNNEEENIIFCHGFNASLNVFNIFKNYWTKSNYYALQFPGNNKVEPVKDHEISVLQFAKLVVEFVKNNNLKNVTLIGHSMGGGTISLAYKLAPELFKKLVYVCPMNKASEKVNNDFLHDYFPKTFEEFTTDFLGSLYYDPSKYTNDPKWMRLARWHFSSNDYNTDELIKLGKTLVSKELHEEIYQAIKTIKIPTLLILGEKDGVVDREACLKYYQKEVEDVITTYIPKTGHMVFEEDWDSFIKILEPFLLK
- a CDS encoding alpha/beta fold hydrolase, which codes for MKKLIYDYDYVFKDNNNPDLNIIYVHGFNSSYKAFEIFEKYWTKSNYYSIQFPGSQLVKPVKDHKVTVEQFAKLLIDFIEQNNIKNVVAIGKSMGGGTLAIAYKMRPDLFKKLIFITPMNKPQLALYERYKIDYFPKTFEDYINNTLSSLYYDPSILTSNPEWMKKAKQQFNPRMYDNDLIVELGRPKLETFELIEQGLDAINIPTLLILGEKDGVILRDECLEYFKEHVKNVEMHWIKKTGHRVFEENFDEFIKIVENFLNK